One stretch of Nycticebus coucang isolate mNycCou1 chromosome 7, mNycCou1.pri, whole genome shotgun sequence DNA includes these proteins:
- the LOC128590565 gene encoding defensin alpha 4-like, with translation MRTLAILAALLLVALQAQGGPLQERAEEAPAEEQPGAQDQDVAISFAEDESSGLRATGSTRGLTCYCRSRGCTRPERAYGTCTSGGRRYTLCCR, from the exons ATGAGGACCCTGGCCATCCTCGCTGCCCTTCTCCTGGTGGCCCTTCAGGCCCAGGGTGGACCACTGCAAGAGAGAGCTGAGGAGGCCCCAGCCGAGGAGCAGCCTGGGGCACAGGACCAGGATGTGGCCATCTCTTTTGCAGAGGATGAAAGCTCAGGTCTCAGAGCTACAG gcTCAACTAGGGGCTTGACCTGCTACTGCAGAAGCCGAGGCTGTACTCGGCCAGAGCGCGCCTATGGGACCTGCACCTCCGGGGGCCGCCGCTACACCTTATGCTGCCGCTGA
- the LOC128590545 gene encoding theta defensin subunit D-like yields MRTLGLLTALLLVALQAQAWPLQEEAEEALEQEQPGPQDEGLDISITVHENFVLQDPVPARRMACQCRPFCFPGERGGGRCLRIFTLCCR; encoded by the exons ATGAGGACCCTTGGcctcctcactgcccttctcctGGTGGCCCTCCAGGCCCAGGCTTGGCCCCTGCAAGAAGAAGCTGAGGAAGCTTTAGAACAGGAGCAGCCTGGGCCACAGGATGAGGGTTTGGACATTTCTATCACAGTGCATGAAAACTTCGTCCTTCAAGATCCAG tCCCAGCAAGGAGAATGGCATGCCAGTGCCGACCATTCTGCTTTCCGGGGGAGAGAGGCGGTGGCCGCTGTCTCCGAATCTTCACATTATGCTGCCGCTGA